Genomic DNA from Longimicrobiales bacterium:
GAAACCGGCCTTCTCATAGGAGCGAACCGCCGGCCGGTTGAACGGCTCGACGCAGAGCCACACGCTCTTCATGGCGCGGTCGCGGGCCATCTGGAGCGCGATGCGGTTGATGGCCGTGCCGATGCCGCGATTGCGGATGGACTGGTGAAGGAAGTTGGCGAGCTCGACGCGCTGCTCGTCGATGGGAAGAAGCATGACGTGTCCGCGCAGCTCACCGTCCACGATGACGCCCAGGTGATCGCCGCCCGAAAGTACGCGGTCGAGCCAGCGGTCGAGGTTCTTCTCTACGGGTGGGAGGCCCTGTGCTCCGCGCTTCGGCTCGAATGCGCGATACATCGCTTCCAGCGCCGGCCGATCGGCAGGATGGAGGTGCTGCACCGTGAACGCGCGGCCTTCGCGGTCGATGAGTGTGGCCGGGAGTGTCATCACGTCAGAAGCCGAGCCCCCAGCCGGAGATGAGGGGAAGGCAGCGGCGGCGCACGGCGTCGACGGTCGCGCGGTTCTTCGCTTCCGCATCCATTGATGGCTGCGTGCGCGGGAAGGCGTCCGGCGGATCGATGAGCGTCGCGGGCACCTGGCAGTCGCATTCGCGCTCCATCATCGCGACGAAATCCGCGGGCACCGTGTCGCCCGGTTCCAGGCCCGACAGAACGGCCCAGACGAGAGACCATGCGCGCGGCACGACCTGGTAGACGGCGTAGCCACCGCCACCGGTAGCAACCACGCGGCCGTTGCAGTGCTGATCCGCGACGTCGCAGATGATGCGCGTCGCATCGTGGTAGAGCCGGGTGGTGCAGCGCAGGTGCGTGAGCGGATCGAGCACGTGCGCATCGCAGCCGGCCTCGAGCACGATGACGTCCGG
This window encodes:
- a CDS encoding GNAT family N-acetyltransferase; translation: MTLPATLIDREGRAFTVQHLHPADRPALEAMYRAFEPKRGAQGLPPVEKNLDRWLDRVLSGGDHLGVIVDGELRGHVMLLPIDEQRVELANFLHQSIRNRGIGTAINRIALQMARDRAMKSVWLCVEPFNRPAVRSYEKAGFKRLPGSLWETEIEMEAALDDEE